A single window of Leclercia adecarboxylata DNA harbors:
- a CDS encoding DUF1328 domain-containing protein, which produces MFRWGIIFLVIALIAAALGFGGLAGTAAGAAKIVFVVGIILFLVSLFTGRRRP; this is translated from the coding sequence ATGTTTCGTTGGGGCATTATTTTTCTGGTTATCGCGTTAATTGCCGCCGCTCTGGGTTTTGGTGGTCTGGCAGGTACAGCGGCGGGCGCGGCGAAAATTGTCTTCGTCGTCGGTATTATCCTGTTCCTGGTTAGCCTGTTCACCGGACGCCGTCGTCCATAG